The following proteins are encoded in a genomic region of Lytechinus variegatus isolate NC3 chromosome 7, Lvar_3.0, whole genome shotgun sequence:
- the LOC121418878 gene encoding leukocyte elastase inhibitor-like isoform X1, whose protein sequence is MKKGQYLRYIMALSQQRDISGRMAQLSSANTGFALHIYQTLQDERSGRNLFFSPLSISTALAMTQLGARGDTATQIADVFRFNQVDQLQLHGTFKELNNLLYQKQSGYKLHAANKLYGKSGFNFVQSFLEGTASYYGAAIEAVKNFADPTAAKSINDWVSQQTAGKITNLIAPGILNDLTRLVLVNAIYFKGNWASKFRAENTTQDVFKVLDERSKVPVSLMIQKGKFSLAVDKANDCLVLEMPYQGNDLSLLIVLPNKDHGLGNLESKLSADILKSWDLGLKSRQVNILLPKFKLEAEFQLKEVLKQMGIADAFDENRANFEGISGDRELCISAVIHKAFVDVNEEGSEAAAATAVVMMKRCAIPREPEKPILFRADHPFLFMIRHRSTKSVLFMGRMMDPS, encoded by the exons ATGAAAAAGGGTCA ATATCTGAGGTACATAATGGCACTCTCTCAGCAACGAGATATATCTGGACGAATGGCCCAACTTTCTAGTGCCAACACGGGATTCGCCCTTCATATCTATCAAACTCTTCAAGATGAGCGGAGTGGTAGAAACTTGTTCTTCTCTCCCCTCAGCATATCCACAGCCCTTGCAATGACGCAGCTAGGAGCCAGAGGTGATACAGCGACTCAGATCGCGGACGTCTTTCGTTTCAACCAGGTAGACCAACTGCAACTCCATGGAACTTTCAAAGAGCTGAACAACTTGCTGTACCAGAAACAATCTGGTTACAAACTTCATGCAGCCAACAAGCTGTATGGTAAATCAGGCTTCAACTTCGTTCAGTCATTTCTGGAAGGAACTGCTTCATATTACGGAGCAGCCATAGAAGCTGTGAAAAACTTTGCAGATCCGACTGCTGCTAAATCGATCAATGATTGGGTGTCACAGCAAACTGCTGGTAAGATCACAAACCTTATTGCCCCTGGTATCTTGAATGATCTTACACGCCTTGTCCTCGTAAATGCCATATATTTTAAGGGGAACTGGGCATCAAAATTTCGTGCCGAAAATACGACACAAGATGTATTCAAGGTTCTAGATGAACGAAGTAAAGTTCCTGTGAGTCTTATGATTCAAAAGGGTAAATTTTCCCTTGCTGTTGACAAAGCAAATGACTGTCTTGTTCTTGAAATGCCCTATCAAGGCAACGATCTCAGTCTGCTGATCGTCCTTCCAAACAAAGACCATGGCCTTGGGAATCTTGAGTCGAAACTCTCTGCAGACATCCTGAAATCCTGGGACTTAGGACTCAAATCAAGACAGGTGAACATTCTTTTACCAAAGTTCAAACTAGAAGCAGAATTCCAACTGAAGGAAGTTTTGAAACAAATGGGAATTGCAGATGCTTTTGATGAGAATAGGGCCAACTTCGAAGGAATTTCAGGTGATAGAGAATTGTGCATCTCTGCAGTCATCCACAAGGCGTTTGTCGATGTCAATGAAGAAGGGAGTGAGGCAGCTGCTGCAACAGCCGTTGTGATGATGAAAAGATGTGCTATTCCACGAGAACCAGAGAAGCCAATATTGTTTCGAGCAGACCATCCATTTCTATTCATGATTCGTCACCGCTCCACTAAATCTGTTCTTTTCATGGGAAGGATGATGGATCCCTCTTAA
- the LOC121418878 gene encoding leukocyte elastase inhibitor-like isoform X2 — translation MALSQQRDISGRMAQLSSANTGFALHIYQTLQDERSGRNLFFSPLSISTALAMTQLGARGDTATQIADVFRFNQVDQLQLHGTFKELNNLLYQKQSGYKLHAANKLYGKSGFNFVQSFLEGTASYYGAAIEAVKNFADPTAAKSINDWVSQQTAGKITNLIAPGILNDLTRLVLVNAIYFKGNWASKFRAENTTQDVFKVLDERSKVPVSLMIQKGKFSLAVDKANDCLVLEMPYQGNDLSLLIVLPNKDHGLGNLESKLSADILKSWDLGLKSRQVNILLPKFKLEAEFQLKEVLKQMGIADAFDENRANFEGISGDRELCISAVIHKAFVDVNEEGSEAAAATAVVMMKRCAIPREPEKPILFRADHPFLFMIRHRSTKSVLFMGRMMDPS, via the coding sequence ATGGCACTCTCTCAGCAACGAGATATATCTGGACGAATGGCCCAACTTTCTAGTGCCAACACGGGATTCGCCCTTCATATCTATCAAACTCTTCAAGATGAGCGGAGTGGTAGAAACTTGTTCTTCTCTCCCCTCAGCATATCCACAGCCCTTGCAATGACGCAGCTAGGAGCCAGAGGTGATACAGCGACTCAGATCGCGGACGTCTTTCGTTTCAACCAGGTAGACCAACTGCAACTCCATGGAACTTTCAAAGAGCTGAACAACTTGCTGTACCAGAAACAATCTGGTTACAAACTTCATGCAGCCAACAAGCTGTATGGTAAATCAGGCTTCAACTTCGTTCAGTCATTTCTGGAAGGAACTGCTTCATATTACGGAGCAGCCATAGAAGCTGTGAAAAACTTTGCAGATCCGACTGCTGCTAAATCGATCAATGATTGGGTGTCACAGCAAACTGCTGGTAAGATCACAAACCTTATTGCCCCTGGTATCTTGAATGATCTTACACGCCTTGTCCTCGTAAATGCCATATATTTTAAGGGGAACTGGGCATCAAAATTTCGTGCCGAAAATACGACACAAGATGTATTCAAGGTTCTAGATGAACGAAGTAAAGTTCCTGTGAGTCTTATGATTCAAAAGGGTAAATTTTCCCTTGCTGTTGACAAAGCAAATGACTGTCTTGTTCTTGAAATGCCCTATCAAGGCAACGATCTCAGTCTGCTGATCGTCCTTCCAAACAAAGACCATGGCCTTGGGAATCTTGAGTCGAAACTCTCTGCAGACATCCTGAAATCCTGGGACTTAGGACTCAAATCAAGACAGGTGAACATTCTTTTACCAAAGTTCAAACTAGAAGCAGAATTCCAACTGAAGGAAGTTTTGAAACAAATGGGAATTGCAGATGCTTTTGATGAGAATAGGGCCAACTTCGAAGGAATTTCAGGTGATAGAGAATTGTGCATCTCTGCAGTCATCCACAAGGCGTTTGTCGATGTCAATGAAGAAGGGAGTGAGGCAGCTGCTGCAACAGCCGTTGTGATGATGAAAAGATGTGCTATTCCACGAGAACCAGAGAAGCCAATATTGTTTCGAGCAGACCATCCATTTCTATTCATGATTCGTCACCGCTCCACTAAATCTGTTCTTTTCATGGGAAGGATGATGGATCCCTCTTAA